The genomic region GGGGCGACGCCCGGATCGCTCACGACCGTCATTATTTACAGAATTTACAGAGGATTGCTCGATATGTCTAAAACAGTTGTCATCGATCCGGTCACGCGCATCGAAGGACACGCGAAAATCTCCATCTATCTCGACGACGCCGGAGAAGTTGAAGACGCCCGCTTCCACGTGGTCGAATTTCGCGGCTTCGAGAAATTCTGCGAAGGACGTCCGATGTGGGAAATGGCCGGGATTACCGCCCGCATTTGCGGGATCTGCCCGGTGTCTCACTTACTGGCCTCGGCGAAAACTGGAGATAAAATCCAAGCGGTGACCATTCCCCCCGCCGGGGAAAAACTGCGCCGGATGATGAATTTGGGACAAATTACCCAATCTCACGCCCTCTCTTTCTTCCACTTGAGCAGTCCGGACTTTCTCCTCGGTTGGGATAGCGACCCCGCCACCCGCAACGTCTTCGGCTTGATGGCTGCGGATCCGGATTTAGCCCGCAGTGGCATCCGCCTGCGCCAATTCGGCCAAAAAGTCATCGAATTGCTCGGCGCCAAGAAAATTCACCCGGCGTGGGCCGTTCCCGGGGGGGTGCGATCGCCCCTGAGTGAAGAAGGACGCGCCTGGATCCGCGATCGCCTCCCGGAATCGCGCCAAACCCTCAACACCGCCTTAGACCTCTTTAAATCCCTCCTGGATCAATTAGACACGGAAGTTAAAACCTTCGGCGAATTTCCCTCCCTGTTCATGGGATTGGTCGCCAAAGACGGCACCTGGGAACATTACGGCGGTCATATCCGCTTTAAAGATAGCCAAGGCAACATCGTCGCCGACGGACTGAGTGAAGACAACTATCGCGACTACCTCGGCGAAGCGGTCGAACCCTGGTCTTATCTGAAATTCCCCTATTACAAACCGATGGGTTATCCCGACGGTATTTATCGGGTCGGTCCACTGGCGCGCTTGAATATCTGCGATCGCATGGGAACGGAAGCGGCGGATCGCGAATTGCAAGAATTCCGCGATCGCGCCGGAGGCGTGGCGACCTCTTCGTTCTTCTACCACTACGCCCGCCTGGTAGAAATTCTAGCCGCCCTCGAACGGATCGAACGCTTGGTCGAAGACCCGGATATCGTCTCCAAACGCACCCGCGCCAGTGCGGGGGTGAACAGTCTCGAAGGCATCGGCGTCAGCGAAGCCCCTCGGGGAACCTTATTCCACCACTATCAGGTAGACGAAAACGGTTTGATTAAGAAGGTCAACCTGATTATTGCCACGGGTCAAAATAACTTGGCGATGAATAAAACTGTCGCCCAAATTGCCAAGCATTACATCCACGGTAACGAAATTCCCGAAGGCTTGCTCAACCGCGTCGAAGCCGGAATCCGCGCTTTCGACCCCTGTTTGAGCTGTTCGACCCACGCCGCCGGACAAATGCCGATCCACCTGCAGTTAGTGGCCCGCGACGGCGCGATCGTCGATGAGGTCTGGCGCGATCCCGTGTAAGGGAGAACGGTTGGCAAAGGTTCAGTAAAAGGGAGACGTCCAGAGGGAATCGGGAGTAGGGAGAAAGTAAGAGGCAGCAAGTAACAGTCGCCAGCTTGTCGATCCCGCCTCCCGACTCCCTAAATTTCCGCGATCGCACGTTTGTTCCCGAGAATCTCCAAAACCTACAATTTAAGGGACGAGCATTGCGAGATTCGATATGGTTCAATTCGAGAAAGGCGGACAAATTGCATGGTTTCACGATGAAGGTCACTCCGCAGGCTTTTTTCACACCTACGATCGCCTCCAGGTCGGCGGGGATGGCGACGCCCCCCGCAAGATCCATGTATTTCTCCCTCGGGAATACGAAACCGTCGTCGATGAATATCCCGTTATTTATATGAACGATGGCGATACGGCCTTTTTCCGGGGCGGGGCGATCGGTCAGTCGTGGTGGACCGGGGAAACCCTCGGCGAACTCTACAAGCGCAATGCGATCGCCCGCGTCATCGTCGTCGCCATCTACGCCCTCAACCGCGATCGCGAATATACCCACGAACCCGCCGTCCCGCGCTGGATCCGACAGGTAGACTGTTGCGGCGTCGAGGCATATACCCAATATCTGGCCGATGCTCTCAAACCCTTTATCGATCGCAGCTATAGGACGATCCCCGATCCGCGCCAAACGACGATTATGGGATCGTCTCACGGCGGCTTGGCTGCGTTTTACAGCGCCTGTCGCCGTCCCGATGCTTTTGGCAATGCGGCGGCCCTTTCCCCGTCGTTTTGGGTCGGACTCGACACGGGAACCGATACCTTTTTACCCTTGCATAAATCGAGTTTACTCGAACTGACGGCGCCGACATTGGGCGATCGCGACCGCCGCCCTCGCTTGTGGCTGGATTGGGGATTACGCAAAGACGAAGGCTTTCACAATTGGTTTATCGAGAACAACACTGTCAAACGCGGGCGCGAAATGGCCGAATTATTGCGCGAACAGTTCGGTTACGTCCTCGGTCGCGATTTGTGGACTTACGAAGATCCCGAGGGGGAACATTCGGAGGAATCCTGGGCCCGTCGTCTACCTTTAGTTCTGCAAGCCCTTTACGGCAATGGCGATCGCCCGTAACCTTTCACTTTTGGAAAACCTCTGTTTTGCGATCCCTAAATTGACAGGATTTAACTAACTATTCAGCCAGTCATTTTAACACTTTCAGCCCTTATTGACAAACTTTTATCGGTCGTCGATCGACGCAACGATCGCGGCACTGAGTGTTAGAATGACAGCAGTAGCATCCGAGCTTAACTCTCAAATTATTTCTCGATCGTCGATGCTCTCCACTTAGAGTACGCCCATTTTTCCGAGTCTACCTGTAGCGATCGCTTCCCCCGATCGAAAAAAATTTCCTCTCTACATTCCCGGAACTCAGTTCCTGCTATTTCCCTGGCGATCGATGCCTTGAGGAATGGCGATCGAACGAGATTGTTTGGATTAAACTCCCTCCCGAACCGCCCTAAAATTTCCCCACCGATACCCGCTTTTTCATTGCTGTTGGTTCGCGTTCCTCCCTCGGGAACTTTCCCCAGTTTCCCGGTTTAGATCGCTTCCCTTCTACCGAGAACGAAACCATGAAAGACAAAGAAAATCTATATTTATGCATGGGTTCCGCCTGCCACCAAATGGGTGTTTATGAAGTCTTACCCAAATTGCAAACCTTGATCGCCCAATACGAGTTAGACAATCGAATCGAACTGAAAGGTTCCTTTTGTTTGGAAACCTGTAGTGAAGGAATTGTCATGAAATTCAAAGACAAAATCTTCATTAAAATCAATGCAGACAATATCGAAGCAAAATTTAAAGATGAAATTTTGCCCAACATTCAACAAGCGATTGACTAGAGGACGCGATCGATGAACGTCAACGATAAAAATTTGTGGGAAATTCTGTGGCAGTACGACCCTAATGCTTTAGTCGTAGTGGATACGGAGTTTAAAATTGCAGTAGTCAATCCGGCTTTTTGCAAAATGTTTGCAGTGGAAACATCGGAGGCGATCGGACGAGAGGCGATCGAGATTTTAGGCGAGATCGAAGACTTCAAAACCGTTTGGAAAACCCAAGACGTGATTCGCGGTAAAGAGCGAGAATACAGCGATCGCGGTTTGTACGTCAAG from Oxynema aestuarii AP17 harbors:
- a CDS encoding alpha/beta hydrolase, producing MVQFEKGGQIAWFHDEGHSAGFFHTYDRLQVGGDGDAPRKIHVFLPREYETVVDEYPVIYMNDGDTAFFRGGAIGQSWWTGETLGELYKRNAIARVIVVAIYALNRDREYTHEPAVPRWIRQVDCCGVEAYTQYLADALKPFIDRSYRTIPDPRQTTIMGSSHGGLAAFYSACRRPDAFGNAAALSPSFWVGLDTGTDTFLPLHKSSLLELTAPTLGDRDRRPRLWLDWGLRKDEGFHNWFIENNTVKRGREMAELLREQFGYVLGRDLWTYEDPEGEHSEESWARRLPLVLQALYGNGDRP
- a CDS encoding Ni/Fe hydrogenase subunit alpha — protein: MSKTVVIDPVTRIEGHAKISIYLDDAGEVEDARFHVVEFRGFEKFCEGRPMWEMAGITARICGICPVSHLLASAKTGDKIQAVTIPPAGEKLRRMMNLGQITQSHALSFFHLSSPDFLLGWDSDPATRNVFGLMAADPDLARSGIRLRQFGQKVIELLGAKKIHPAWAVPGGVRSPLSEEGRAWIRDRLPESRQTLNTALDLFKSLLDQLDTEVKTFGEFPSLFMGLVAKDGTWEHYGGHIRFKDSQGNIVADGLSEDNYRDYLGEAVEPWSYLKFPYYKPMGYPDGIYRVGPLARLNICDRMGTEAADRELQEFRDRAGGVATSSFFYHYARLVEILAALERIERLVEDPDIVSKRTRASAGVNSLEGIGVSEAPRGTLFHHYQVDENGLIKKVNLIIATGQNNLAMNKTVAQIAKHYIHGNEIPEGLLNRVEAGIRAFDPCLSCSTHAAGQMPIHLQLVARDGAIVDEVWRDPV
- a CDS encoding PAS domain S-box protein is translated as MNVNDKNLWEILWQYDPNALVVVDTEFKIAVVNPAFCKMFAVETSEAIGREAIEILGEIEDFKTVWKTQDVIRGKEREYSDRGLYVKQVIFPIQDRELIACIMVDITEELQRKKEMIRFKTETVAKVNEVVDNQMKVAQEIAGLLGETTAETKVSLLKIIKMIEQENV
- a CDS encoding (2Fe-2S) ferredoxin domain-containing protein yields the protein MKDKENLYLCMGSACHQMGVYEVLPKLQTLIAQYELDNRIELKGSFCLETCSEGIVMKFKDKIFIKINADNIEAKFKDEILPNIQQAID